One Mycobacterium sp. SMC-4 DNA window includes the following coding sequences:
- a CDS encoding NAD(P)-dependent oxidoreductase has product MSSLPSATTFANRTMIVSGGSRGIGLAIALGAARRGANVVLLAKTAEPHPKLPGTVFTAVTEVEAAGGKGVAVVGDVRKEDDVARAVQAAVEHFGGVDIVVNNASAIATEPTETLPVKKFDLMMDINVRGTFLLTQAALPHLRASDNPHVLTLAPPMNMNPYWLGAHPSYTLSKYGMTLLSLGWAEEYRQERNGGGIGFSCLWPETYIATSAVTNLAAGSDLAKASRSPQIMGDAAAVILSRPAAAVTGRCYIDSEVLAEAGVTDLSRYGGGDDPIRDIFVDAKVSA; this is encoded by the coding sequence ATGTCCAGCTTGCCGAGCGCGACCACGTTCGCCAACCGCACCATGATCGTGTCCGGCGGTAGCCGCGGCATCGGTTTGGCGATCGCGCTGGGCGCCGCCCGTCGCGGAGCCAACGTGGTACTGCTGGCCAAAACGGCCGAACCCCACCCGAAACTGCCCGGCACCGTCTTCACCGCGGTCACCGAGGTCGAAGCCGCCGGCGGCAAGGGGGTTGCCGTGGTCGGCGACGTCCGTAAAGAAGACGATGTCGCGCGCGCCGTGCAGGCCGCGGTCGAGCACTTCGGCGGTGTCGACATCGTCGTCAACAATGCCAGCGCGATCGCCACCGAACCGACCGAAACGCTGCCGGTCAAAAAGTTCGACCTCATGATGGACATCAATGTCCGCGGCACCTTCCTGCTCACCCAGGCAGCACTCCCGCATCTACGAGCGTCGGACAACCCGCACGTGCTCACCCTGGCGCCGCCGATGAACATGAACCCATACTGGCTGGGTGCGCACCCGTCTTACACGCTGTCCAAGTACGGCATGACGCTGCTGTCGCTGGGCTGGGCCGAGGAGTACCGCCAGGAGCGAAACGGCGGGGGCATCGGATTCAGCTGCCTGTGGCCCGAGACCTACATCGCCACCTCGGCGGTGACCAACCTCGCCGCCGGGTCCGACCTGGCCAAGGCCTCGCGCAGCCCGCAGATCATGGGAGACGCGGCGGCGGTGATCCTGTCCCGGCCCGCCGCCGCGGTCACCGGCAGGTGTTACATCGATTCCGAGGTCCTCGCCGAAGCGGGCGTCACCGATCTGTCCCGCTACGGCGGCGGGGACGATCCGATCCGTGACATCTTCGTCGATGCCAAGGTAAGCGCATGA
- a CDS encoding acyl-CoA dehydrogenase family protein — MDFRDSPDEAAFRERLRGWLTEQKGKFPTSGDAYWAKAGEWHQALFEAGFFGTSWPKAYGGQDLPPVYDVIVDEEIAKAGAPARPSLGYLVVGLSHHGSEELRQRFLPGMINGTERWCQGFSEPGAGSDLASLTTTAVQEGDEYLITGHKIWTSYSDVADWCLVLARTDKNLPKHKGISAFIVNMHQPGIEQRPLKMISGVTKEFGQVSFDGARVPAENMVGAPGEGWKLAMTVVSHEREPSTLGFSARYGKTVRQLASQVQGAPPEELSWAWVQTEMLRLHVRRRLSEQLDGITHGPGGSLDKLLMTWTEQSVGHAALTTVGTGDDEMFGAYMYSRAQSVMGGTSQIQKNIIAQRILGL, encoded by the coding sequence TTGGACTTTCGTGATTCGCCCGACGAGGCTGCTTTTCGGGAACGGTTGCGCGGCTGGCTGACCGAGCAGAAGGGTAAATTCCCGACTTCCGGCGATGCGTACTGGGCCAAGGCCGGCGAGTGGCACCAGGCCTTGTTCGAGGCCGGCTTCTTCGGCACCTCGTGGCCGAAGGCGTACGGCGGGCAGGATCTCCCCCCGGTGTACGACGTCATCGTCGACGAGGAAATCGCGAAAGCCGGTGCACCCGCTCGGCCGAGCTTGGGCTATCTCGTCGTCGGCCTGAGCCACCATGGCAGTGAAGAGCTCCGACAGCGGTTCCTGCCCGGGATGATCAACGGCACTGAGCGCTGGTGTCAGGGCTTCTCCGAGCCTGGAGCGGGATCGGACCTGGCGTCGCTGACCACCACCGCGGTCCAAGAGGGTGACGAGTACCTGATCACCGGACACAAGATCTGGACCAGTTACTCCGATGTCGCCGACTGGTGTCTGGTGTTGGCGCGCACCGACAAGAACTTGCCGAAACACAAAGGCATCTCGGCGTTCATCGTCAACATGCATCAGCCCGGTATCGAGCAGCGCCCGCTGAAGATGATCAGCGGCGTGACCAAGGAGTTCGGCCAGGTCAGTTTCGACGGTGCGCGGGTGCCCGCCGAGAACATGGTCGGCGCCCCGGGAGAAGGTTGGAAACTGGCGATGACAGTGGTCAGCCATGAACGCGAGCCGTCTACTCTCGGCTTCTCCGCGCGATACGGAAAGACCGTGCGGCAGTTGGCGTCCCAGGTGCAGGGAGCGCCGCCGGAGGAGCTCTCGTGGGCCTGGGTGCAGACCGAGATGCTGCGACTGCACGTGCGGCGCAGGCTCTCCGAGCAGCTCGACGGCATCACCCACGGCCCGGGAGGGTCACTCGACAAGCTGCTGATGACGTGGACTGAGCAGTCGGTCGGGCATGCGGCCCTGACGACCGTGGGCACCGGAGACGACGAGATGTTCGGTGCCTATATGTACAGCCGCGCCCAGAGTGTCATGGGCGGCACGTCACAGATCCAGAAGAACATCATCGCGCAACGAATCCTAGGATTGTGA
- a CDS encoding class I adenylate-forming enzyme family protein, translated as MSEPMALAFEDRQYSLADLDALTAGMAEVLQRQGVANGSRVAVMSSNRPEFVVALRAIWRLGAAAVLLSPAWKHDEVNHAISLTQPTHAVGDHPVLADTMPMRHLDEPVPAVESSPHRVDPDPDTDAVLVFSSGTTGMPKAVRHTHTSLAAAVRHWRGALQLTSADRLQIMTPPSHILGLLNIVMALDTGAWIRLHRRFDIEMMLRHIESDRLTIEMAVAPIALALSAHPDLERYDLSSLRYIMWCATPVTESVAETVTARTGVKWVTAYGASELPVISCNDLDDARLDTVGRAVDTVQVRIASLKTGEPVGSDTEGEIQVRSAAVMAGYLPESATVEAFSGPWYRTGDVGTLDGGGWLRITDRAKEMIKVRGFQVAPAEIEAVLHGHPAVEDCAVFGVPSADGEAIVAAVKVATAVDPDDLAGLVAERLASYKKPGRVILVDDIPRLPSGKVLRRVLRERAMSDCAKSGGNNGRPIDQ; from the coding sequence GTGAGTGAGCCAATGGCGCTCGCCTTCGAGGATCGGCAGTACAGCCTGGCCGATCTCGACGCCTTGACGGCAGGGATGGCTGAAGTGTTGCAGCGGCAGGGAGTGGCCAACGGTTCCCGTGTCGCTGTGATGTCGTCGAACCGTCCCGAGTTCGTCGTCGCCCTACGAGCAATCTGGCGACTCGGAGCAGCCGCAGTGTTGTTGAGCCCGGCGTGGAAACACGACGAGGTCAACCACGCGATCTCGCTGACCCAACCCACCCACGCGGTGGGGGACCATCCGGTACTCGCCGACACGATGCCGATGCGCCACCTCGACGAGCCGGTTCCCGCAGTGGAATCGTCACCACATCGGGTCGATCCCGACCCCGACACCGACGCGGTGTTGGTGTTCAGTTCGGGCACCACCGGCATGCCGAAAGCCGTCCGGCACACCCACACGTCGCTGGCCGCTGCGGTCCGGCACTGGCGGGGCGCACTGCAATTGACCTCGGCGGACCGGTTGCAGATCATGACGCCGCCGTCACACATTCTGGGTTTGCTCAACATCGTGATGGCGCTGGACACCGGCGCCTGGATTCGGCTGCACCGACGCTTCGACATCGAGATGATGCTGCGGCACATCGAGTCCGACCGCCTCACCATCGAAATGGCCGTGGCGCCCATCGCGTTGGCGCTCTCGGCGCATCCGGATCTGGAACGTTACGACCTGAGCTCGCTGCGCTACATCATGTGGTGCGCAACGCCGGTCACCGAGAGCGTGGCCGAAACGGTCACCGCACGTACCGGCGTGAAGTGGGTGACGGCCTACGGCGCCAGTGAGCTGCCGGTGATCTCCTGCAATGACCTCGACGACGCGCGGCTGGACACCGTCGGGCGCGCAGTCGACACGGTGCAGGTGCGCATCGCGTCGCTGAAGACGGGAGAGCCGGTCGGGTCGGACACCGAGGGTGAAATCCAGGTCCGGTCGGCGGCGGTAATGGCCGGCTACCTGCCGGAATCAGCGACCGTCGAGGCATTTTCGGGTCCCTGGTACCGCACCGGTGATGTCGGAACCCTCGACGGCGGCGGCTGGTTGCGCATCACCGACCGCGCCAAGGAGATGATCAAGGTGCGTGGCTTCCAGGTCGCGCCCGCCGAAATCGAGGCCGTGCTGCACGGACACCCCGCCGTCGAGGACTGCGCGGTGTTCGGCGTGCCGTCCGCCGACGGGGAGGCCATCGTGGCCGCGGTCAAGGTTGCTACTGCAGTGGACCCCGACGACCTTGCCGGCCTGGTGGCCGAGCGGTTGGCCTCGTACAAGAAACCCGGCCGCGTCATCCTCGTCGACGACATCCCGCGCCTGCCGTCAGGAAAGGTGCTTCGCCGAGTGTTACGGGAGCGGGCGATGAGCGATTGCGCGAAGAGCGGAGGAAACAATGGACGTCCGATTGACCAGTGA
- a CDS encoding acyl-CoA dehydrogenase family protein — translation MDVRLTSEQRQLRDAAAELAADLGPGSVAELEDQSRFGRLEKAVDATGFRTLRSDGASAVEVALVAEEFGRGLVDVPFLGPVLLDDLAARLGRAVSDQPARTATVDLTNSLEGVTESPAELSELADEEAGRWYALALTATTADILGAARGTHALATEYAKVRAQYGATIGSYQAVAHLLAESLALIEGAISVTRHAAWAVDELPVAEAIEAGRVAKIYTTRAALTVCETSIQVHGGIGNTWECLAHVYLRRVLTATEAWPVKLEELTIGLS, via the coding sequence ATGGACGTCCGATTGACCAGTGAACAAAGACAATTGCGCGACGCCGCCGCAGAACTGGCCGCCGATCTGGGGCCGGGCTCGGTGGCCGAGCTGGAGGACCAGAGCCGGTTCGGGCGGCTGGAAAAGGCGGTCGACGCCACCGGATTTCGCACCCTACGTTCTGATGGCGCATCGGCGGTCGAGGTCGCCCTGGTGGCCGAGGAGTTCGGGCGGGGCCTGGTCGATGTGCCGTTCCTGGGGCCGGTGCTGCTCGACGACCTGGCCGCCCGCCTGGGGCGCGCGGTATCCGACCAGCCCGCCAGGACCGCGACCGTTGATCTGACCAACAGTTTGGAAGGCGTGACGGAATCACCGGCTGAGCTCTCTGAACTCGCGGACGAGGAGGCCGGACGCTGGTATGCGCTCGCGCTGACGGCGACCACCGCCGACATCCTTGGCGCCGCCCGGGGCACGCACGCACTGGCCACCGAGTACGCGAAGGTGCGTGCCCAGTACGGCGCCACCATCGGGTCCTACCAGGCTGTCGCGCATCTGCTCGCCGAAAGCCTGGCCCTGATCGAGGGCGCGATCAGCGTGACGCGCCACGCTGCATGGGCGGTCGACGAACTGCCGGTCGCCGAGGCGATCGAGGCCGGCCGGGTCGCCAAGATCTACACCACACGCGCCGCGTTGACCGTGTGCGAAACGTCGATCCAGGTGCACGGCGGTATCGGCAACACCTGGGAATGTCTGGCCCACGTCTATCTGCGACGTGTACTGACCGCCACCGAGGCCTGGCCCGTGAAGCTGGAGGAGCTGACCATTGGACTTTCGTGA
- a CDS encoding cobalamin B12-binding domain-containing protein: MAESTLDRPVRVLVAKPGLDGHDRGAKIVARTLRDAGFEVIYTGIRQRIEDIVSIALQEDVALVGLSILSGAHIALTTRTVDALRAADAGDIAVVVGGTIPQGDVQRLLDAGAAAVFPTGTSLEDLVREVRALTEKVDQS, from the coding sequence ATGGCGGAATCCACTCTGGATCGCCCGGTTCGGGTCCTTGTCGCCAAGCCGGGGCTCGACGGTCATGACCGCGGGGCCAAGATCGTCGCGCGCACGCTGCGTGACGCCGGCTTCGAGGTCATTTACACCGGCATCCGGCAGCGCATCGAGGACATCGTCTCGATCGCGCTGCAGGAGGACGTGGCACTGGTGGGTCTGTCGATCCTGTCCGGGGCACACATCGCGCTGACCACGCGAACCGTGGATGCACTGCGCGCCGCCGACGCCGGGGACATCGCCGTCGTGGTGGGCGGCACCATCCCTCAGGGGGACGTGCAGAGGTTGCTCGATGCCGGTGCGGCAGCGGTGTTTCCGACCGGCACCTCGTTGGAGGATCTGGTGCGTGAGGTGCGGGCGCTGACGGAGAAGGTGGACCAGTCGTGA
- a CDS encoding methylmalonyl-CoA mutase family protein, with product MTPPADEPVQTPSGIPLAPVYGPEDRSADPPAPGAYPFTRGNFASGYRGKTWTFRQYSGFGTAEESNRRYRYLLDQGGTGLSVALDLPTQCGYDSDDPEYGEEVGRVGVAVDTLADAEILFDGIPLDAISTSFTINGTAAILLAFYVAAAEKKGVPREKLTGTIQNDILKEYASRGTWIWPPEPSLRLIADTIEFCAAEVPRFNAISVAGAHFRDAGANAVQEMAFTLADGVTYCDTVVERGRMTIDKFAAQISFFFYTHGDFFEEIAKYRAGRRRWATIVRERYGATTDKASMFRFGCVAGGASLYAPQAQNNLVRVAYEAMAAVLGGVQSMFTAAWDEPFALPSEESATLALRTQQILAYETGVTKVADPLGGSYFVEALTDATEEKIIEIMHDLETHGGMVRCIEDGYLQGLIADEAYKIHQEVESGVRPVVGVNKFVVDEPPPDLATYELDAQGRDTQLKRLAKVKADRDGVAVKESLAALARAAEGDANLMHNLIDCANAYCTVGEMVSTLKSVWGEFAQPVVF from the coding sequence ATGACCCCACCAGCCGACGAGCCAGTGCAGACTCCCTCCGGGATTCCGCTGGCGCCTGTGTACGGACCCGAGGATCGGTCCGCAGACCCGCCTGCGCCGGGGGCCTACCCCTTCACCCGCGGTAATTTCGCCTCCGGGTACCGGGGCAAGACCTGGACATTTCGGCAATATTCGGGGTTCGGGACCGCTGAAGAGTCCAATCGCCGCTACCGCTACCTGCTCGATCAGGGTGGCACCGGTCTGTCAGTAGCGCTGGATCTGCCGACCCAGTGCGGCTATGACTCCGACGATCCCGAGTACGGCGAGGAGGTCGGACGGGTCGGCGTAGCGGTCGACACGCTCGCCGATGCGGAGATCCTCTTCGACGGCATCCCGCTGGATGCGATCAGTACCAGCTTCACGATCAACGGTACTGCCGCGATCCTGCTGGCGTTCTACGTCGCCGCTGCGGAAAAGAAGGGGGTGCCGCGGGAGAAGCTCACCGGCACCATTCAGAACGACATCCTCAAGGAGTATGCGTCGCGCGGCACCTGGATCTGGCCGCCGGAGCCGTCGCTGCGGCTGATCGCCGACACGATCGAGTTCTGCGCGGCCGAGGTGCCGCGGTTCAACGCGATCTCGGTGGCCGGGGCGCACTTCCGCGACGCCGGCGCAAACGCGGTGCAGGAGATGGCGTTCACCCTGGCCGACGGCGTGACCTACTGCGACACTGTCGTCGAGCGCGGTCGGATGACCATCGACAAGTTCGCTGCGCAGATCTCGTTCTTCTTCTACACCCACGGAGATTTCTTCGAGGAGATCGCCAAGTATCGCGCGGGCCGGCGCCGGTGGGCGACGATCGTGCGGGAGCGCTACGGCGCCACCACGGACAAGGCGTCGATGTTCCGGTTCGGCTGTGTCGCCGGTGGGGCATCGCTGTACGCGCCGCAGGCGCAGAACAACCTGGTGCGAGTCGCTTACGAGGCCATGGCCGCAGTACTGGGCGGGGTGCAGTCGATGTTCACCGCCGCCTGGGACGAACCGTTCGCGCTGCCGTCGGAGGAGTCGGCGACGCTGGCCCTGCGCACCCAGCAGATTCTGGCCTACGAGACCGGCGTCACGAAGGTGGCCGATCCGCTCGGCGGTTCCTACTTCGTCGAGGCGCTGACCGACGCCACCGAAGAGAAGATCATCGAGATCATGCACGATCTCGAAACCCACGGTGGCATGGTGCGGTGCATCGAGGACGGGTACCTGCAGGGTTTGATCGCCGACGAGGCGTACAAGATCCATCAGGAGGTAGAGTCCGGGGTCCGGCCCGTCGTGGGCGTGAACAAGTTCGTCGTCGACGAGCCGCCGCCGGACCTGGCCACCTACGAGCTCGACGCGCAGGGTCGCGACACACAGCTCAAGCGGCTGGCTAAGGTCAAGGCCGACCGCGACGGTGTCGCGGTCAAGGAGAGCCTCGCGGCGCTGGCGCGAGCGGCCGAGGGCGACGCCAACCTGATGCACAACCTGATCGATTGTGCCAACGCCTATTGCACGGTGGGAGAGATGGTTTCGACACTGAAGTCGGTATGGGGCGAATTCGCCCAGCCGGTGGTGTTCTAG
- a CDS encoding 2Fe-2S iron-sulfur cluster-binding protein, with amino-acid sequence MTDPQAPGAGAAVTEPGDAQGTITIKLDGSTASVPTRPGETLLESARRAGMGPPFSCEAGNCGTCMALVTDGAATMRVNDALTEDEVADGYVLTCQAVPDSPSVSVTYDD; translated from the coding sequence ATGACCGACCCGCAGGCACCGGGAGCAGGGGCTGCAGTGACAGAGCCGGGCGATGCCCAGGGCACCATCACCATCAAGTTGGACGGCAGCACCGCGTCGGTCCCCACCCGTCCGGGCGAGACACTCTTGGAGAGCGCGCGCCGAGCCGGAATGGGCCCGCCGTTCTCCTGCGAAGCGGGCAACTGCGGCACCTGTATGGCACTGGTGACCGACGGGGCCGCGACGATGCGGGTCAACGATGCGCTGACCGAGGACGAGGTGGCCGACGGGTACGTTCTCACGTGCCAGGCCGTACCCGACTCCCCGTCGGTGTCGGTCACTTACGACGATTGA
- a CDS encoding enoyl-CoA hydratase/isomerase family protein — translation MYGMPEEIDVQADNALRIITLNRPDDLNAVNDNLHVGLAKIWEELNEDTGARAAVITGAGRAFSAGGDFNYLDELRNDEALRQKTIKHGRDLVIGMVRCRIPVIAAVNGPAVGLGCSLAALSDVVYIAEDAFFADPHVSIGLVAADGGPLVWGSQISLLQAKEFALTGVRIKAQRAVELGLANHVVADPLGEAVACAKKMIELPQQAVEATKRLMNIQLEKSVMASLDYANLAEYVSFGTADFNKIVDGLISKK, via the coding sequence ATGTACGGCATGCCAGAAGAAATCGATGTTCAGGCCGACAATGCACTGCGCATCATCACGCTGAACCGGCCCGACGACCTCAACGCGGTCAACGACAATTTGCACGTCGGGCTGGCCAAGATCTGGGAGGAACTCAACGAGGACACCGGTGCGCGGGCCGCCGTCATCACCGGTGCGGGCCGGGCGTTTTCGGCCGGCGGTGACTTCAACTACCTCGACGAGCTGCGCAACGACGAGGCCCTGCGACAGAAGACGATCAAGCACGGCCGCGACCTGGTGATCGGCATGGTGCGCTGCCGCATCCCGGTGATCGCTGCCGTCAACGGTCCGGCCGTCGGTCTGGGCTGCAGCCTGGCTGCGCTGTCCGACGTCGTCTACATCGCCGAGGACGCCTTCTTCGCCGACCCACACGTGTCGATCGGTCTGGTCGCCGCCGACGGTGGACCGCTGGTGTGGGGTTCCCAGATCAGTCTGTTGCAGGCCAAGGAGTTCGCGCTCACCGGCGTGCGGATCAAGGCGCAGCGCGCCGTAGAACTCGGATTGGCCAACCATGTGGTGGCGGATCCTCTCGGTGAGGCCGTGGCCTGCGCGAAGAAGATGATCGAACTACCCCAGCAGGCAGTCGAGGCGACCAAGCGGTTGATGAACATCCAATTGGAGAAATCGGTCATGGCATCGCTGGATTACGCGAATTTGGCCGAGTACGTATCTTTCGGCACCGCCGACTTCAACAAGATCGTCGATGGGCTGATCTCCAAGAAGTAG
- a CDS encoding CaiB/BaiF CoA-transferase family protein: protein MSTGPLAGIRILEVGVMLAGPYATMMLADLGAEVIKIEPPGGEISRQVSDSYFASLNRNKQSLILDLRSAEGRARLGELVADSHALLVNMKPSAIRRLGLTYETLKRYNERIVCVAMTGFGLDGGDDPAFDYVIQAATGVAAMTGDPDGPPTLPGYSSADNSTGLTAALGLLAQIVSGRGGQVDVSLQDVMLSQLNYRAAAFLNDGVAPQRHPYGAHSYYVPAQLFPTADGYLALFITHDAFWAAFAAEAGIEGFPTMAERAARRDEVLSVVGAALSADTAARWEARLRPLNIPVAAVRTLPEALAATPDVLVSAGDFRLVGSPIRIEGYTPVYRPAPALDERREGSSPSAQSS from the coding sequence GTGAGCACGGGGCCGCTGGCCGGAATTCGCATTCTCGAGGTCGGGGTGATGCTGGCCGGGCCGTACGCCACCATGATGCTGGCCGACCTCGGAGCCGAGGTCATCAAGATCGAACCGCCTGGCGGTGAGATCTCCCGCCAGGTCAGCGACAGCTATTTCGCCAGCCTCAATCGCAACAAACAGAGCCTGATACTCGACTTGAGGTCGGCCGAGGGGCGTGCCCGTCTCGGTGAGCTGGTCGCGGATTCCCATGCCCTTCTGGTCAACATGAAGCCGTCGGCGATCCGTCGGCTGGGGCTGACCTACGAAACGCTCAAGCGGTACAACGAGCGCATCGTGTGCGTAGCCATGACCGGCTTCGGCCTCGACGGGGGTGACGACCCGGCGTTCGACTACGTGATCCAGGCCGCGACCGGCGTCGCTGCCATGACGGGTGATCCCGACGGTCCACCGACGTTGCCGGGCTATTCGTCGGCGGACAACTCCACCGGCCTGACCGCGGCGCTGGGTCTGCTGGCCCAGATCGTGTCGGGTCGTGGCGGCCAAGTCGACGTGTCCCTGCAGGATGTGATGCTCTCGCAACTGAACTATCGCGCCGCGGCATTCCTCAACGACGGCGTTGCGCCTCAGCGTCATCCGTACGGTGCGCATTCGTACTATGTTCCAGCGCAATTGTTTCCGACTGCCGACGGTTACCTGGCGCTGTTCATCACCCACGACGCTTTCTGGGCTGCCTTCGCCGCCGAAGCCGGGATCGAGGGCTTTCCCACGATGGCTGAACGTGCCGCACGGCGTGACGAGGTGCTCTCCGTTGTCGGCGCAGCGCTGTCCGCTGACACCGCGGCTCGCTGGGAAGCCCGTTTACGGCCGCTCAACATCCCGGTCGCCGCGGTTCGTACGTTGCCCGAAGCGCTAGCCGCCACTCCGGACGTCCTGGTCAGCGCCGGCGACTTCCGACTGGTAGGCAGCCCGATCCGGATCGAGGGTTACACCCCGGTCTACCGTCCGGCGCCCGCACTCGATGAGCGGCGCGAGGGGTCATCTCCCTCGGCTCAATCGTCGTAA
- a CDS encoding LLM class F420-dependent oxidoreductase, producing the protein MRLGVMIGAERGDMARKVAKLIADIEWAESAGLDTAWMPQVPNDFDCLTMVALMAAHTSRIELGTAVVPLQAQHPIALARQALSVHAMAAGRLALGVGPSHHWIVRDMLGLPYDKPAAYTRDYLEVLNAALRGPGDVDVENNTFTVHNPTVLGAEQPLPVLVAALGPVMLQIAGERADGTVLWMADEKAIGQHIAPKITQAAAAAGRPAPRIVAGIPVCLCANSEIDAAKERANRILAEAETSPNYQKLLDRGDARNVGDLCAAGDEESILRRFQQFADAGVTDLSVRLLPIGETRDELVASKYRTREVIGELAKVVR; encoded by the coding sequence ATGAGATTAGGCGTGATGATCGGGGCCGAGCGCGGTGACATGGCTCGCAAGGTCGCCAAGCTGATCGCCGACATCGAGTGGGCGGAATCTGCGGGGTTGGACACCGCGTGGATGCCGCAGGTGCCCAACGACTTCGACTGCCTGACCATGGTGGCGCTGATGGCTGCACACACTTCGCGTATCGAGCTGGGCACCGCCGTGGTGCCGTTGCAAGCCCAGCATCCGATCGCGCTTGCACGCCAGGCGCTTTCGGTGCACGCGATGGCTGCCGGCCGGCTCGCACTCGGGGTCGGCCCGTCGCACCACTGGATCGTGCGCGACATGCTCGGCTTGCCCTACGACAAGCCGGCGGCCTATACCCGCGACTACCTCGAGGTGCTCAACGCCGCTCTCCGCGGACCGGGTGACGTCGACGTCGAGAACAACACGTTCACTGTGCACAACCCGACGGTTCTGGGTGCCGAACAACCGCTTCCGGTGCTCGTCGCGGCGCTCGGACCGGTGATGCTGCAGATCGCCGGTGAGCGCGCCGACGGAACCGTGCTGTGGATGGCCGACGAGAAGGCGATCGGCCAGCACATCGCACCGAAGATCACTCAGGCGGCGGCAGCGGCGGGCCGACCCGCGCCCCGCATCGTGGCGGGGATCCCGGTGTGCTTGTGCGCCAACTCCGAGATCGACGCGGCAAAAGAGCGAGCCAATCGGATCCTGGCCGAGGCCGAGACGTCGCCGAACTACCAGAAGCTGCTCGACCGCGGTGACGCGCGCAACGTCGGAGATCTGTGTGCCGCCGGCGACGAAGAGTCGATCCTTCGTCGGTTCCAGCAGTTCGCCGATGCGGGCGTGACCGACCTGTCGGTGCGCCTGCTGCCGATCGGTGAGACGCGTGACGAGCTGGTGGCATCGAAGTACCGGACGCGCGAGGTGATCGGGGAGCTCGCGAAGGTGGTGCGATGA